The following proteins are co-located in the Castanea sativa cultivar Marrone di Chiusa Pesio chromosome 8, ASM4071231v1 genome:
- the LOC142606262 gene encoding protein OCTOPUS-like, with amino-acid sequence MTSHFHSHSHSHSQTRCNRVSRCLRHPSKPFTGFCASCLRERLASIDSATRHEIPIPTASSSSAVLRRTKSYTASSSSAVSDPPRRKSCDVRSRNTLSDLFSIHDHDPDAVPAGFEVEELGFQLREEDENEEQQEEDEDEEIRVSEAPNVQEDENVELKTMKEFIDLEWQRKKRNGGMDFKHIVWEAASVFTKKLSKWRRKQNKKNTKSHCDTVDADINRRARPWRETQSEIGDYGFGRRSCDTDPRLSVDAAAARYSFDEPRASWDGYLIGARAFPNPNPRQLSPLVSVVEDANQSRLSLGLTSPPPPPPGGSAQTKDYYSEMSRTTRRRSFDRSNSHCNKEVDDLKLISNAKVSPATTELFYGAKLLIADQNLRDSNGSESVDSGSKDSGVSQSGFNKLSKWHKVRNIFNFKPHRRRNERNCENGKEEKCVGGNVVDRSSFGESWQKLRRVANGEANGNGSVSQKLIRSYSVSCRNPCKVAGLFNHAETKSNGVKRREEVMLQHSRSARYSPNHLDHNGLLRFYLTPLRSYRRSKSGKSKLRSSSSIARTVL; translated from the coding sequence ATGACATCCCATTTCCATTCCCATTCCCATTCCCATTCCCAAACTCGATGTAACCGCGTTTCCAGGTGTCTCCGCCACCCCTCCAAGCCCTTCACCGGCTTCTGCGCCTCGTGCCTCCGCGAGCGCCTCGCTTCCATCGACTCCGCCACCCGCCACGAGATCCCCATTCCGACCGCCTCCTCGTCCTCCGCCGTCCTCCGCCGCACCAAATCTTACACCgcttcctcctcctccgccGTCTCCGACCCTCCCCGCCGTAAATCCTGCGACGTCAGGTCTCGCAACACTCTCTCCGACCTCTTCAGTATCCACGACCACGACCCCGACGCGGTTCCGGCAGGCTTCGAGGTCGAGGAATTAGGGTTTCAGCTGAGGGAAGAGGACGAAAATGaagaacaacaagaagaagacGAGGATGaagaaattagggtttctgAAGCTCCGAATGTTCAAGAAGACGAGAATGTGGAGTTGAAGACGATGAAAGAGTTCATAGATCTCGAATGGCAGCGCAAGAAGCGCAATGGAGGAATGGACTTCAAGCACATTGTCTGGGAAGCAGCTTCAGTGTTCACCAAGAAATTGAGCAAATGGCGCCGAAAGCAGAACAAGAAGAACACTAAGAGCCATTGCGACACCGTCGATGCCGATATCAACCGCCGCGCGCGGCCGTGGAGGGAGACGCAATCGGAGATAGGGGACTACGGTTTCGGGCGGAGATCTTGTGATACGGACCCAAGGTTATCGGTCGATGCCGCGGCGGCACGGTACTCGTTCGACGAGCCTAGAGCTTCCTGGGATGGCTATCTGATCGGAGCAAGGGCATTTCCGAATCCGAATCCGAGGCAGCTTTCGCCTCTGGTTTCGGTTGTCGAGGATGCTAATCAGAGTCGATTATCGTTGGGTTTAACGagtcctcctcctcctcctcctggAGGTTCAGCACAGACAAAAGATTACTATTCGGAAATGTCTAGGACTACGAGGAGGAGGAGCTTTGATCGCTCCAATTCGCATTGTAATAAAGAAGTGGATGACTTGAAATTGATATCCAACGCTAAGGTTTCGCCGGCCACCACGGAGTTATTCTATGGGGCTAAGTTGCTGATTGCAGACCAGAATTTGAGGGACAGCAATGGTTCCGAGAGTGTCGATTCGGGTTCTAAGGACTCTGGTGTTAGTCAGAGCGGTTTCAACAAGTTGAGCAAGTGGCACAAGGTGCggaatattttcaatttcaagcCGCATAGGCGGCGAAATGAACGGAATTGTGAGAATGGGAAGGAAGAAAAGTGTGTTGGAGGAAATGTGGTTGATCGTTCCTCCTTTGGTGAGTCTTGGCAGAAACTTAGGAGGGTAGCCAATGGAGAAGCAAATGGAAATGGGTCTGTGAGCCAAAAGCTTATCCGTAGCTATAGTGTTAGCTGTAGGAACCCGTGCAAGGTGGCTGGATTGTTCAATCATGCTGAGACCAAATCCAATGGTGtcaagagaagagaagaggtCATGCTACAACACAGCCGGAGCGCGAGGTATTCGCCAAACCACCTTGATCATAATGGCCTGTTGAGGTTCTATTTGACGCCGTTAAGAAGCTACCGCAGAAGTAAATCGGGAAAGAGTAAGCTAAGGAGCTCGAGTTCTATAGCCAGGACTGTCTTGTGA